CCTCGGGCGAAAGGGTGCCGTCCAGCAAGCCCAGCATGGCCTCACGCAGGGGGTAGTTCATCAGGCCGTCAAAGGACCTGGTCCAGCGGGGGTCCGCCGTCCAGATTTCGCCTATCAGATAGGCGTCGGGGTTCTCGGCCTTGACCACGGCGCGAAACTCCTCCCAGAAGGCGTCGTCGTCGATTTCGTTGGGGACATCCAATCGCCAGCCGTCGATGCCCTGCCGCACCCAATAGCGGGCTACCTCGAAAATATAGCGTCGTACCTGGGGGTTGTTGGTGTTGAATTTGGGCAGGCTCTTGAAGCCCCACCAGGCTTCATAATCCTCGGCCTGGCCGTCGCCGTAAGCCCGCACGGGGAAGCGCTTGATGTGGAACCAGTCCTTATAGGGGGAGTGCTCCCCGTTCTCCAGCACATCGCTGAAGGCGAAAAAGCCCCGCCCGCAGTGGTTGAACACCCCGTCCAAAATGACCCGCACCCCGTTGGCGTGGCAGGCGGCCAGCAGCGCCTGAAAGTCGGCCAGTGTGCCCAGTTTGGGGTCGATGCGGTAGTAGTCGTAGGTGTTGTAGCGGTGGTTGCTGGAAGAGTGGAAGATAGGATTGAGGTAAATGGCCGTAATACCCAGGTCGAGCAGGTAGTCCAGCCGCTGCAGGATGCCCCGCAGGTCGCCGCCCATGAAGTTCCAGATGGTGGGCCGGCTGCCCCACGGCGCCACATTGGGCGGGTCGTTGTGGGGGTCGCCGTTGGCGAAACGGTCGGGAAAAATTTGGTAAAAAATGGCGTCGGAAATCCAGTAGGGGACAGTCATAAACTCCTCGCGGGGGGATGAGGGTCCGGGTATGGTGCCGGTTTCTGGTGTCCTGCATCAACAGGATCCGGGGACAGCACCGTTCCCGGGGGAGAGAGCCGCTCCCTTTAGCCTTTCACGCTGCCCACGGTCAGTCCTGAGACGATGTGCCGTTGCATCAGGAAGAACAGCACCACCACCGGCAAAGACATCAGGATGGACATGGCGGCGAACTCGGACCAAGGGGTGGAGAACTGGCCCTGCATGGAGCGCAGCGCCATGGCCAAGGTGAAGCGGCGCGGGTCGTCTAGAAAGGCCCAGGCCAGCACGAACTCGGTCCAGCCGGCCATGAAAGCGAAGAGCACGGTGACCGCCATGGCGGGGAGGGAGAGGGGGAGGATGATGCGGAAGAACACCTGGGTGATGGAATCGCCGTCGATGAGGGCGGCCTCTTCCAACTCGCGGGGCACGGTGTCGAAGTAGCCCTTGAGGTTCCAGACGGCAAAGGGCAGCGTGCCGGAGGCGTAGGCGATGGCCAGGCCCAGCAGGGTGGCCCGGAGCGGTTCGCCCCCGGTTTTGATGGCGCTGAGCAGCACATAGAGGGGCGCCAGGGTGGCGGTGGAGGGCAGCATGAGCAGCACGATGAAGCCCAACATCCCCGCCTGGCGGCCGATGAAATCGAAGCGCGAGAAGGCGTAGGCCGCCGAAGAGCCCAACCCCACGGCGAAAAGCGCCGTGCCCAGGGAGGCATACAGGCTGTTGAGCAGCAATTTGCCGAAGGTCATGCACGAAGCCGGGTCGGTGGGGTTGGTGCATAGCAGGGTGAAAGGCTCGAAGAGCACCTTGCGGAAGGCGGCCAGGGAAGCGCCTGGCGGGAGGAGGGTGAGTTCCAGGGGCTTGTCGATGTTGCGGGGGTCCAGGGCCAGGGAGACGATCCATAGGATGGGGAAGAGCAC
This region of Anaerolineae bacterium genomic DNA includes:
- a CDS encoding alpha-amylase, with translation MFYQIFPDRFANGDPHNDPPNVAPWGSRPTIWNFMGGDLRGILQRLDYLLDLGITAIYLNPIFHSSSNHRYNTYDYYRIDPKLGTLADFQALLAACHANGVRVILDGVFNHCGRGFFAFSDVLENGEHSPYKDWFHIKRFPVRAYGDGQAEDYEAWWGFKSLPKFNTNNPQVRRYIFEVARYWVRQGIDGWRLDVPNEIDDDAFWEEFRAVVKAENPDAYLIGEIWTADPRWTRSFDGLMNYPLREAMLGLLDGTLSPEAFGNRLQELLRLYPRDRAYAMYNLLGSHDTERVRTLLGSAEKVKAAFALLFAYPGAPTVYYGDEIGLEGGKDPDNRCAFPWERSAWDADLRSWIQRLIALRKRHASLRRGEFRWLAHDNQRRTVAWARVLGTEAVLVAANASPTRRHLHLRVADLGWEDGRIVRDLLNGEEALVSGDTLHLTLPPWGVRWLH
- a CDS encoding ABC transporter permease subunit codes for the protein MSKSPRWKAILRQFGLHLFLLTVTATVLFPILWIVSLALDPRNIDKPLELTLLPPGASLAAFRKVLFEPFTLLCTNPTDPASCMTFGKLLLNSLYASLGTALFAVGLGSSAAYAFSRFDFIGRQAGMLGFIVLLMLPSTATLAPLYVLLSAIKTGGEPLRATLLGLAIAYASGTLPFAVWNLKGYFDTVPRELEEAALIDGDSITQVFFRIILPLSLPAMAVTVLFAFMAGWTEFVLAWAFLDDPRRFTLAMALRSMQGQFSTPWSEFAAMSILMSLPVVVLFFLMQRHIVSGLTVGSVKG